A window from Pyrococcus yayanosii CH1 encodes these proteins:
- a CDS encoding CBS domain-containing protein, translating to MKVKTIMTPNPAVITLPATRNYALDLFKKHKVRSFPVVNREGKLVGIVSIKSVLLHPDEEQLAMLVKRDVPTVKPDDDLKKAARLMLEHDYRRVVVVDNEDKPIGILTVGDIIRRYLAKNEKYKEVEIEPYYQRHVSIVWKGTPLKATLKALLLSNAMALPVVDDNGNLVGIVDETDLLKDSEIVRVMKSTSLSASSEEDWILESHPTLLFEKFELQLPNKPVEDIMTRELIIATPHMTVYEVAKKMAKYHIEQLPVIRGEGELVGLIRDFDLLKVLVKGK from the coding sequence GTGAAAGTAAAGACGATAATGACCCCTAACCCCGCCGTCATCACCCTTCCGGCGACAAGAAACTATGCCCTAGATTTATTCAAAAAGCACAAGGTTAGGAGCTTTCCGGTAGTCAACAGGGAAGGAAAGCTGGTTGGGATAGTGAGCATCAAGAGTGTTCTCCTGCATCCTGATGAGGAACAGCTAGCGATGCTTGTTAAGAGGGACGTGCCCACCGTCAAGCCAGACGACGACCTCAAGAAGGCTGCGAGGCTCATGCTCGAGCATGACTACAGAAGGGTCGTCGTGGTTGATAATGAGGACAAGCCAATAGGCATCCTTACGGTCGGGGACATAATAAGGCGCTACCTTGCCAAGAATGAGAAATACAAGGAGGTTGAAATAGAGCCCTACTACCAGAGGCACGTGAGCATAGTATGGAAGGGAACACCCCTTAAAGCTACCCTCAAGGCCCTCCTGCTCTCGAATGCCATGGCCCTGCCCGTTGTGGATGATAATGGTAATCTGGTGGGGATAGTCGATGAAACGGATCTTCTCAAGGACAGCGAGATAGTGAGGGTCATGAAGAGCACCTCTTTGTCTGCTTCGAGTGAGGAGGACTGGATACTCGAGAGTCACCCGACCCTCCTCTTCGAGAAGTTCGAGCTGCAGCTTCCCAACAAGCCCGTCGAGGATATCATGACGAGGGAACTGATAATAGCAACTCCTCATATGACCGTTTACGAGGTTGCCAAGAAGATGGCTAAATATCATATAGAGCAGCTCCCCGTTATAAGGGGAGAGGGCGAGCTCGTTGGCCTGATAAGGGACTTTGACCTCCTGAAGGTTCTAGTGAAGGGGAAGTGA
- a CDS encoding 50S ribosomal protein L2 yields MGKSLIQQRRGKGSPTFKSPSHRFRGAVKYIPLNYTAERTIRGVVEEIMHDPGRTAPVARVKFENGIEKLIIAPEGLLVGQEIYIGPEAPVAIGNTLPLAKIPEGTYIYNIEGVPGDGGKYVRAGGTYALVVSREKDKVIVQLPSGELKAFNPMCRATIGVVAGGGRLEKPLVKAGKAYYKYKARNRFWPTPRGVKMNAVNHPFGGKEHHPGKPTTTSRRAPPGRKVGHIAARRTGRRK; encoded by the coding sequence TTGGGTAAGAGTCTAATTCAGCAGAGGAGAGGAAAGGGAAGCCCCACGTTTAAGTCTCCTTCCCACCGCTTTAGGGGTGCCGTTAAGTACATCCCGCTGAACTACACCGCAGAGAGAACCATAAGGGGCGTCGTCGAGGAGATAATGCACGATCCTGGCAGGACAGCTCCCGTCGCAAGGGTCAAGTTCGAGAACGGCATAGAGAAGCTCATAATAGCCCCTGAGGGCCTCCTCGTCGGCCAGGAGATATACATAGGGCCCGAAGCTCCGGTAGCGATAGGCAACACCCTCCCGCTCGCCAAGATACCAGAGGGAACTTACATTTACAACATAGAAGGTGTTCCGGGCGACGGTGGAAAGTACGTCCGCGCTGGAGGAACCTACGCTCTCGTGGTTAGTAGAGAGAAGGATAAGGTCATCGTTCAGCTCCCGAGTGGCGAGCTCAAGGCTTTCAACCCAATGTGCAGGGCTACAATAGGCGTGGTTGCTGGTGGCGGTAGACTCGAGAAGCCACTCGTTAAGGCGGGTAAGGCCTACTACAAGTACAAGGCCAGGAACAGGTTCTGGCCGACTCCAAGAGGCGTCAAGATGAACGCCGTCAACCACCCGTTCGGTGGTAAGGAGCACCACCCGGGCAAACCCACGACAACCTCAAGACGAGCCCCGCCTGGAAGGAAGGTTGGTCACATAGCCGCGAGAAGAACCGGAAGGAGGAAGTGA
- a CDS encoding 50S ribosomal protein L23 has protein sequence MDPYKVIIRPVVTEKAISLIERENKLTFIVDRRATKTDIKRAVEEIFGVKVEKVNTLITPRGEKKAYVKLKPEYSASEVAARLGLF, from the coding sequence ATGGACCCATACAAGGTTATCATAAGGCCGGTCGTCACCGAGAAGGCCATATCTCTAATCGAGAGGGAGAACAAGCTCACCTTCATAGTGGACAGAAGGGCCACCAAGACGGACATAAAGAGGGCTGTGGAGGAGATATTCGGAGTCAAGGTTGAGAAGGTGAACACACTCATAACTCCGAGGGGAGAAAAGAAGGCATACGTGAAACTCAAGCCTGAATACAGCGCGAGTGAGGTCGCCGCAAGGCTTGGATTGTTCTGA
- a CDS encoding 50S ribosomal protein L3 encodes MGKVHRPRRGSLGFTPRKRAKSIVPRIRSWPKETEVRMLGFAGYKAGMTHILMIDDEPGLTNGKEIFMPVTIVETPPLRVFGVRAYRQGYLGLETATEVIVPDFTLDNYVTKKGKQKTFYELLRRRIATLPKNYTEDDFQQKLGELEDLIKEGEIVEVRALVSTQPWIIKLKKKPEVMEYAIGGTSVEEKFNYIKERLGKELRVKDVLKEGELLDVIAVTKGKGTQGVIKRWGVKLRAHKDSKGRRKVASIGPWHPARVMWTVPMAGQMGFHHRTELNKRLIAIGENGKLVLDGNEIEITPKGGFPHYGIVRSDFMMIAGSVPGAIKRIIRVRPAIRPPKKKPPVQRPQITYVSVESKQ; translated from the coding sequence ATGGGAAAGGTTCACAGACCAAGGAGGGGTTCACTCGGATTCACCCCAAGGAAGAGGGCAAAGAGCATAGTGCCCAGGATTAGGAGTTGGCCCAAGGAGACCGAGGTCAGAATGCTTGGCTTTGCGGGCTACAAGGCAGGAATGACCCACATACTCATGATAGATGACGAGCCGGGGCTCACAAACGGCAAGGAGATATTCATGCCAGTTACCATAGTTGAGACACCACCGCTGCGAGTCTTCGGCGTAAGGGCCTACAGGCAGGGATATCTTGGCCTTGAAACGGCCACGGAGGTCATAGTTCCGGACTTTACCCTCGACAACTACGTCACCAAGAAGGGCAAGCAGAAGACTTTCTATGAACTCCTTCGCAGGAGGATAGCTACGCTTCCGAAGAACTACACTGAGGACGACTTCCAGCAGAAGCTTGGCGAGCTCGAAGATCTCATCAAGGAAGGTGAGATCGTTGAGGTTAGGGCCCTCGTGAGCACTCAGCCTTGGATAATCAAGCTCAAGAAGAAACCCGAGGTCATGGAATACGCTATAGGTGGAACAAGCGTCGAGGAGAAGTTCAACTATATAAAGGAGCGGCTTGGAAAGGAGCTCCGTGTTAAGGACGTCCTCAAGGAGGGCGAGCTCCTTGACGTCATAGCGGTCACTAAGGGCAAGGGTACCCAGGGCGTCATAAAGAGGTGGGGCGTCAAGCTCAGGGCTCATAAGGACAGCAAGGGCAGGAGAAAGGTGGCATCCATAGGTCCCTGGCATCCGGCCAGGGTAATGTGGACGGTTCCTATGGCTGGTCAGATGGGCTTCCACCACAGGACCGAGCTCAACAAGAGGCTCATAGCTATAGGGGAGAACGGCAAGCTTGTACTTGACGGCAACGAGATTGAAATAACTCCGAAGGGAGGCTTCCCCCACTACGGTATAGTGAGGAGCGACTTCATGATGATAGCGGGGAGCGTCCCCGGTGCTATCAAGAGGATAATCAGGGTCAGGCCTGCCATAAGGCCACCCAAGAAGAAGCCGCCCGTTCAGAGGCCCCAGATAACCTACGTGAGTGTTGAGTCCAAGCAGTGA
- a CDS encoding putative RNA uridine N3 methyltransferase, with protein MTWHVFIPDSLLEETHDPKLRAYKVGQIARAAAIFGVEHIWIYRAGGRDGRFIKTLLEYAETPQYLRKRLFPLMPELRYAGVMPPLQIPSHKPKESPRIGEIREGFAYRKGKKLFADIGLDRPALVKGVAQEGRGTFKVISVKPLRVVPTKPEGYWGYKVHLTRMTLAKTLKKANLDVVIATSRKGVDVRRADVTLEGDVGIVFGSPRRGVMEILREFNEDYEFDVILNTIPGQKTKTVRTEEAVLATLAVLNLMRGD; from the coding sequence ATTACCTGGCACGTCTTTATCCCTGACTCGCTCCTCGAGGAAACTCACGACCCAAAGCTCAGGGCCTACAAAGTTGGTCAGATAGCAAGGGCAGCGGCGATATTCGGCGTCGAGCACATCTGGATATACAGGGCGGGCGGAAGAGATGGCCGCTTCATAAAAACACTCCTCGAATACGCCGAAACGCCCCAGTACCTCCGCAAGAGACTGTTCCCGCTGATGCCCGAGCTGAGGTATGCGGGCGTCATGCCGCCTCTCCAGATACCCAGCCATAAGCCTAAGGAGTCACCAAGGATAGGAGAAATCAGGGAAGGCTTTGCCTACAGGAAGGGCAAAAAGCTGTTTGCGGACATAGGCCTTGACAGGCCAGCCCTCGTGAAGGGGGTTGCACAGGAGGGTCGAGGAACTTTCAAAGTTATTTCGGTGAAGCCCCTCCGTGTGGTCCCGACTAAGCCAGAAGGATACTGGGGTTACAAGGTGCATCTCACTAGGATGACGCTGGCGAAAACGCTTAAAAAGGCCAACCTTGACGTGGTCATCGCGACCTCCCGTAAGGGAGTTGACGTGAGGAGGGCCGATGTGACCCTGGAAGGAGATGTCGGGATAGTGTTCGGCTCCCCGAGGAGGGGTGTAATGGAGATATTGAGGGAGTTCAATGAGGATTACGAGTTCGATGTAATCCTCAACACGATACCAGGTCAAAAGACGAAGACAGTTAGAACGGAGGAAGCCGTGCTGGCGACGCTGGCCGTGTTGAATCTCATGAGGGGGGATTGA
- a CDS encoding HD domain-containing protein has product MSDGKIIHDAVHGSMKIPEVFMRFVETPEFQRLRYIRQLGLAYLVYPGANHTRFEHSLGTWHLARKLAVELELPQEEALLVQLAALLHDVGHGPFSHTFESIYREYAKGHDHMSLTRAIVEGKVEIVEGGEIPDLIKGLGFEPREIGELIFGTHEKRYLGMMIHGDVDVDQLDYLARDAHYTGVAHGIIDLERLLMVLKIHEGELVVDEKGVEAVEGMLVARSLMYSRVYFHHTVKIAEGMLTRALEFALEEGLLWDFWKMTDCRLMVELEDLEGYPSEIVARLRRRRLYKAAVVAGPEDLTGEEKRILYSIYRSVRKRREVEKELADRVGAKEGEIILEFSTAELISSEPRIKQAGIGVLLDDGRVEPITRVTPLAGAIKRRQTPRWVVLIATPEEYVEAVRKVWKEVLFG; this is encoded by the coding sequence TTGTCGGACGGAAAGATTATCCATGACGCCGTTCACGGGAGCATGAAAATTCCCGAGGTATTTATGAGATTCGTCGAGACGCCGGAATTTCAGAGGTTGAGGTACATAAGACAGCTGGGTCTTGCTTACCTAGTCTATCCTGGGGCAAACCATACGAGGTTTGAACACTCCCTTGGCACGTGGCACCTCGCGAGGAAACTGGCGGTTGAGCTAGAACTCCCTCAAGAAGAGGCCCTCCTAGTTCAGCTAGCCGCCCTTCTCCATGACGTTGGTCACGGACCCTTCAGCCATACCTTCGAGTCCATATACAGGGAGTATGCAAAGGGACACGACCATATGTCCTTGACCAGAGCGATAGTTGAGGGGAAAGTCGAGATAGTAGAAGGGGGGGAGATTCCAGACCTCATAAAAGGGCTCGGCTTCGAACCCCGGGAGATTGGAGAATTAATCTTCGGGACACACGAGAAGCGTTATCTTGGAATGATGATCCACGGGGACGTCGATGTAGACCAGCTCGATTACCTTGCCAGGGACGCCCACTATACAGGCGTTGCCCATGGAATAATAGACTTGGAGAGGCTGTTAATGGTTTTAAAGATTCATGAGGGCGAACTGGTGGTGGATGAAAAGGGCGTCGAGGCGGTCGAGGGGATGCTCGTCGCCCGTTCGCTTATGTACTCCCGTGTATATTTCCACCACACGGTTAAGATAGCCGAAGGCATGCTTACAAGAGCCCTTGAGTTCGCTCTTGAGGAGGGCTTGCTCTGGGACTTCTGGAAGATGACAGACTGCAGGCTTATGGTGGAGCTTGAAGACCTTGAGGGATATCCTTCGGAGATAGTGGCGCGCCTGAGAAGGCGCAGGCTCTATAAGGCGGCGGTCGTGGCAGGTCCAGAAGACCTAACGGGGGAAGAAAAGAGGATTCTTTACTCAATATATAGAAGCGTTAGAAAGCGTAGAGAAGTTGAAAAGGAGCTTGCGGACAGAGTTGGGGCCAAAGAGGGAGAAATAATCCTGGAGTTCTCAACTGCGGAGCTTATATCGAGCGAGCCTAGGATAAAACAGGCTGGAATAGGCGTTCTTCTTGACGATGGAAGGGTTGAGCCCATAACTAGGGTAACCCCACTTGCTGGGGCGATAAAAAGACGTCAAACTCCGAGATGGGTTGTTCTAATAGCCACACCTGAAGAGTACGTGGAAGCCGTGAGGAAAGTGTGGAAAGAAGTCCTCTTTGGTTGA
- the rpl4p gene encoding 50S ribosomal protein L4 has product MKVKVFDLNGEPVEEIELPKVFETPFRPDLIRRAVIASWTHRIQPQGRDPMAGKRRVTENIGKGHGMARVERLKTPPRYAAFVPFARGGRRTHPPKVEKIIWENINKKERRLAIMSAIAATANYDLVKARGHIIDNVPQIPLVVVDELEKVSKTRETREIFKKLGIWDDIMRAKEKSGVRAGKGKMRGRRYKKAKGPLIVVAKNEGIVFGARNHPGVDVVVVDNLGIEHLAPGTHPGRLTIWTKSAIERLREIYG; this is encoded by the coding sequence ATGAAGGTTAAGGTTTTCGACCTCAACGGCGAGCCTGTCGAGGAGATAGAGCTTCCTAAGGTCTTTGAAACCCCCTTCAGGCCCGATCTCATAAGGAGGGCGGTCATAGCATCTTGGACCCACAGGATTCAGCCCCAGGGCAGGGACCCAATGGCTGGTAAGAGGAGGGTCACTGAGAATATCGGTAAGGGCCATGGGATGGCGAGAGTCGAGCGCCTCAAGACCCCACCGAGGTATGCCGCCTTCGTGCCCTTCGCCAGGGGTGGAAGGAGAACCCACCCACCAAAGGTGGAGAAGATAATTTGGGAGAACATCAACAAGAAGGAGCGCAGGCTTGCTATAATGAGCGCCATAGCGGCAACGGCCAACTACGACCTTGTCAAGGCCAGGGGTCACATAATCGACAACGTTCCGCAGATACCACTTGTTGTCGTTGACGAGCTCGAGAAAGTCAGCAAGACGAGAGAAACAAGGGAGATATTTAAGAAGCTTGGCATCTGGGATGATATAATGAGGGCAAAGGAGAAGAGCGGCGTTAGGGCGGGCAAGGGTAAGATGCGTGGCAGGCGCTACAAGAAGGCAAAGGGGCCGCTCATCGTCGTCGCCAAGAACGAGGGCATAGTCTTCGGGGCCCGCAACCACCCAGGTGTTGACGTTGTTGTGGTCGACAACCTCGGCATAGAACACCTGGCCCCTGGAACCCACCCGGGTAGGCTGACCATCTGGACAAAGTCAGCCATAGAGAGGCTTAGGGAGATTTATGGGTGA
- the sepF gene encoding cell division protein SepF — MGLFDKLKKGEAQRKPVASIRKDVKGKTPDVELVPLEEDAIARELVKPQTRYIKKIVVTSYADLEKISSELQAGNIVIADLTPLESKTEILAKVAEQIKGMAQALGGDVAKISKCEIKLIITPSDIKISRE, encoded by the coding sequence GTGGGGCTCTTTGACAAGCTAAAGAAGGGGGAAGCTCAAAGAAAGCCTGTGGCGTCTATAAGAAAGGATGTCAAGGGGAAGACTCCAGATGTCGAGCTCGTACCACTTGAGGAGGATGCCATTGCGAGAGAGCTCGTCAAGCCTCAGACAAGGTACATCAAGAAGATAGTCGTTACAAGCTACGCCGACCTTGAGAAGATATCGTCTGAGCTTCAGGCTGGCAACATCGTGATAGCTGACTTAACACCTCTGGAGTCGAAAACAGAGATTCTGGCAAAGGTTGCGGAGCAGATAAAGGGCATGGCCCAGGCTCTTGGAGGGGATGTCGCGAAGATCTCCAAGTGTGAGATAAAACTGATAATAACGCCTTCCGACATAAAAATATCGAGGGAATGA